From the Selenomonas timonae genome, one window contains:
- a CDS encoding SpoIID/LytB domain-containing protein, whose amino-acid sequence MNRYLFLCVSVLFAAITVLPMTAAASWQPEITIGLSQGVSEIRLSATNGALYVYDDPEKEPMMKIPQGQELSVRMMRDRFLANEKELKAERLVIQPESTGFVKVNGMPYRGFITLLKKQGMIVVNNVPVEDYLYGVVPKEMPPSWSAEALRAQSVAARTFALKNRKRHSAEGFDLCSTAHCQVYEGMSAEMQSTTEAVNSTRGEVLFYKGAIIDALFHTDSGGMTEFSEHVWGSSVPYLRAVKELRTQTQPWSRTVSMASFVQKIEAGGKNLGMLKEIRLSPLTVGKGSTDRTPSGRVRAAEFVGTKGRISLSGNDLRSMFSLPSTLFDIRAGRTEVVFSGYGSGHGLGLSQWGAKALADSGKGYKDILLYYYSGVTLEKLY is encoded by the coding sequence ATGAATCGGTATCTTTTCCTATGTGTTTCCGTGCTCTTTGCTGCAATTACAGTTCTTCCTATGACGGCTGCAGCGTCATGGCAGCCTGAAATCACGATCGGGCTCAGTCAGGGTGTATCGGAAATACGTCTCTCGGCAACGAACGGAGCTCTATACGTCTATGACGATCCGGAGAAAGAGCCGATGATGAAAATTCCGCAGGGACAAGAGCTTTCTGTTCGTATGATGCGGGATCGTTTTTTAGCAAACGAAAAGGAGCTCAAGGCCGAGCGTTTGGTGATTCAGCCCGAATCCACGGGTTTTGTTAAGGTGAACGGGATGCCCTACCGCGGATTTATCACCCTTTTGAAGAAGCAGGGGATGATCGTCGTCAACAATGTGCCTGTGGAGGACTATCTCTATGGCGTCGTTCCGAAGGAGATGCCTCCAAGCTGGTCTGCCGAAGCGTTGCGTGCTCAGAGTGTCGCAGCGCGTACCTTTGCCCTGAAGAATCGCAAGCGTCACAGCGCGGAGGGCTTTGATCTCTGCAGCACTGCACATTGTCAGGTCTATGAGGGCATGTCCGCTGAAATGCAGTCTACAACAGAAGCCGTCAACAGCACGCGCGGCGAGGTTCTCTTCTATAAGGGGGCAATCATCGACGCTCTCTTCCATACGGATTCAGGAGGGATGACAGAGTTCAGCGAGCATGTATGGGGCAGCTCTGTGCCCTATCTGCGCGCCGTGAAGGAACTCCGCACGCAGACACAGCCGTGGAGCCGTACGGTCTCCATGGCATCCTTTGTGCAGAAAATCGAGGCAGGAGGTAAAAATCTCGGTATGCTCAAGGAGATACGACTTTCTCCTTTGACCGTTGGAAAGGGGAGCACAGACCGAACACCGTCAGGACGTGTGCGTGCGGCAGAATTTGTTGGAACGAAGGGGCGTATCAGTCTCTCGGGCAATGATCTGCGCTCTATGTTCTCTCTGCCCAGTACGCTTTTTGACATACGAGCCGGTCGGACAGAAGTCGTTTTCAGCGGATACGGATCGGGGCACGGGCTCGGGCTGTCCCAATGGGGCGCCAAGGCGCTTGCAGACAGCGGGAAAGGATACAAGGACATTCTGCTCTATTACTATTCCGGCGTAACACTTGAAAAATTATACTAG
- a CDS encoding epoxyqueuosine reductase QueH — translation MNLLMHMCCGPCSCYPLKKLRSDGIEPTGYFFNPNIHPYQEWEERLQNARKFAELSQMAFIADEEYAMREFLKRALPAEGTRKGRCRMCYTWRLEETARYAAAHGFDTFTSTLFYSIYQQHDLMRSVAEQFAKRYGVAFYYEDFRVGWQEGIDISKEMGLYRQSYCGCVFSEEERYSRALRKLQRKENKEKKRLRLMA, via the coding sequence ATGAATCTGCTCATGCACATGTGCTGCGGACCATGTTCCTGCTATCCTCTAAAAAAATTGCGCTCTGATGGAATCGAGCCCACAGGATACTTCTTCAATCCCAATATCCACCCCTATCAGGAGTGGGAGGAACGCCTGCAAAATGCACGGAAATTTGCCGAGCTCTCGCAGATGGCCTTTATCGCAGACGAGGAATATGCAATGCGTGAGTTCCTGAAACGGGCGCTGCCGGCGGAGGGGACGCGCAAAGGCCGCTGCCGTATGTGCTATACATGGCGGTTGGAGGAAACGGCACGCTATGCTGCAGCACACGGCTTTGATACGTTCACATCTACGCTCTTTTACAGCATTTATCAGCAGCATGATCTCATGCGCTCCGTTGCGGAACAATTTGCGAAGCGATACGGTGTTGCATTTTACTACGAGGACTTTCGTGTCGGCTGGCAGGAGGGAATCGATATCAGCAAGGAGATGGGACTCTATCGCCAATCTTACTGCGGCTGCGTATTCAGCGAAGAGGAGCGGTACAGTCGGGCGCTGCGCAAGCTGCAGCGCAAGGAAAACAAAGAGAAGAAACGTCTGCGGTTAATGGCATAA
- the ruvB gene encoding Holliday junction branch migration DNA helicase RuvB: MSDMYEDEEISSFEEQSTDGWQYSLRPRRLNEYIGQDKVKSNLSKFIQAALSRNESLDHVLLYGPPGLGKTTLAAIIANEMGANFRQTSAPAIERQGDLASLLTNLQEHDVLFIDEIHRLSHHVEEILYSAMEDHAIDIIIGKGPSARSLRLDLAPFTLVGATTKTGALSAPLRDRFGIQSRLEYYTPEALLLIIERTAEILSVCIEREGALEIARRSRGTPRVANRILKRVRDIAQVAGESVISKAGTIEALAALEVDARGLENKDRYMLEVMIRKFSGGPVGLKTLAAALSEMAETIEDVYEPYLIQLGFIARTARGRIVTRGGYEHMGIPFPQNDDRQGELL, translated from the coding sequence ATGAGCGATATGTATGAGGATGAGGAAATCAGCTCCTTCGAAGAACAGTCAACGGACGGCTGGCAGTATAGCCTCCGCCCGCGGCGTCTGAACGAATACATCGGACAGGACAAGGTCAAGTCGAATTTGTCCAAATTCATACAGGCGGCGCTCTCGCGCAACGAATCGCTGGATCATGTGCTCCTCTATGGTCCGCCCGGACTTGGCAAAACTACACTTGCCGCCATCATAGCGAATGAGATGGGGGCGAATTTCCGTCAAACCTCGGCTCCTGCCATTGAACGTCAGGGGGATCTTGCGTCTCTGCTTACCAATTTGCAGGAGCACGATGTTCTCTTTATCGACGAGATTCATCGGCTTTCCCATCATGTTGAGGAGATTCTCTACTCTGCGATGGAGGATCACGCCATTGACATCATCATCGGCAAGGGACCGAGTGCGCGCTCTTTGCGTCTGGATCTTGCGCCGTTTACCCTCGTCGGTGCAACGACGAAGACGGGGGCTCTTTCGGCACCGCTGCGTGATCGCTTCGGCATTCAGTCGCGCTTGGAATACTATACGCCGGAGGCATTGCTGCTCATCATCGAGCGCACGGCGGAGATACTTTCCGTCTGCATTGAGCGCGAGGGGGCACTCGAGATTGCGCGCCGCTCACGTGGAACGCCGCGCGTTGCGAACCGCATTCTGAAGCGTGTCCGCGATATCGCACAGGTGGCGGGAGAGAGTGTCATATCGAAGGCAGGGACCATCGAGGCGCTCGCAGCGCTCGAGGTCGATGCAAGAGGTCTCGAGAACAAGGATCGCTATATGCTAGAGGTCATGATCCGAAAGTTTTCCGGCGGCCCTGTCGGGCTAAAGACGCTGGCAGCGGCGCTCAGCGAGATGGCGGAGACCATAGAGGATGTCTATGAGCCCTATCTGATTCAGCTGGGGTTTATCGCACGTACAGCACGCGGCCGCATTGTCACGCGCGGCGGATACGAGCATATGGGTATTCCATTTCCACAAAACGACGACAGACAAGGAGAACTGCTCTGA
- the ruvA gene encoding Holliday junction branch migration protein RuvA, producing MIGFLRGKVTHVFSDYCFLDVRDVGYRVFISHATRTHLSVGEEVMLYVHTHVREDALLLYGFFSQEEYDLFQHLIGISGIGPKVAQGILSATTANDFYRMIHQKDVKAITKLPGIGKKTAERIILELKDKLASTSFDAATDTNDITEIGDGMGDMAAEATEALLSLGFQQSEIQSVFKKKSDGESTEELIRYALAELQRF from the coding sequence ATGATTGGATTTTTGCGCGGCAAGGTGACGCATGTATTTTCGGATTACTGTTTTTTGGATGTCCGCGATGTCGGCTATCGCGTGTTCATATCGCACGCAACACGCACGCATCTCTCCGTCGGTGAGGAGGTCATGCTCTATGTGCACACTCATGTACGAGAGGATGCGCTTCTTCTTTATGGATTCTTTTCGCAGGAGGAGTATGACCTCTTTCAGCATCTGATTGGTATTTCCGGAATCGGGCCAAAGGTGGCGCAGGGGATTCTCTCGGCAACGACGGCAAACGACTTTTACCGTATGATCCATCAGAAGGATGTCAAGGCGATCACGAAGCTCCCAGGCATCGGGAAAAAGACCGCCGAACGGATCATCTTGGAGCTCAAGGACAAGCTCGCATCCACGTCCTTTGATGCGGCTACCGATACGAATGATATAACGGAGATCGGCGACGGCATGGGGGACATGGCCGCAGAGGCAACGGAGGCGCTCCTCAGCCTCGGCTTCCAGCAGAGCGAGATTCAGTCGGTATTTAAGAAAAAGAGCGATGGAGAGAGTACGGAGGAACTGATTCGCTATGCATTGGCAGAGCTGCAGCGTTTTTGA
- the ruvC gene encoding crossover junction endodeoxyribonuclease RuvC yields MLVLGIDPGTAICGYGFVEQEGSRLRARSYGAITTPSKMAVEKRLLKIYTELEALIQKYSPDAMGVEQLFFNRNVTTAIPVGQARGIVLLAAAQNNIPIVERTPLQVKQSVTGYGKATKEQVIYMVTKLLNLPAPPHPDDTADALAVAISAAHCVDSIAWRNRI; encoded by the coding sequence ATGTTAGTACTCGGTATCGATCCTGGAACTGCCATTTGCGGCTATGGTTTTGTGGAGCAGGAAGGTTCGCGTCTGCGTGCCCGTTCCTATGGCGCCATTACAACACCATCCAAGATGGCGGTGGAAAAACGCCTGCTGAAAATATATACAGAACTGGAAGCGCTCATTCAAAAGTATTCCCCCGATGCAATGGGGGTAGAGCAGCTTTTTTTCAACCGGAATGTCACGACGGCGATTCCAGTCGGGCAGGCGCGCGGCATCGTCCTTCTCGCGGCGGCGCAGAACAATATTCCGATTGTGGAGCGGACGCCGCTGCAGGTCAAGCAGTCTGTGACGGGCTATGGAAAGGCGACGAAGGAACAGGTCATATACATGGTGACGAAGCTGCTGAACCTTCCCGCGCCGCCCCATCCGGACGATACGGCGGACGCACTTGCCGTCGCCATCAGTGCCGCGCACTGTGTAGACAGCATTGCATGGCGCAATCGCATCTAG
- a CDS encoding YebC/PmpR family DNA-binding transcriptional regulator — translation MSGHSKWANIKRKKGANDAIRGKITTKIGREITIAVRMGGGDPTGNMRLKLALSKAKANNIPKDNINRAIQKGLGATEGSNYEEVLYEGYGPGGTAVMLDILTDNRNRTAADVRHLFSKYGGNLGQDGCVAWMFKKKAVFIVEREAFDDEDALLEIVLEAGAEDMRAEDDVFEIIAEPEAFEAIETVLGEKGIETASAEVTMVPDTTVHLADKDAEKMQTLIDALEDNDDVQNVYSNYEMDE, via the coding sequence ATGTCAGGACATTCAAAATGGGCAAATATAAAGCGTAAGAAGGGCGCAAATGACGCCATTCGCGGAAAGATCACAACGAAGATTGGACGTGAGATCACGATTGCCGTCCGCATGGGCGGTGGTGATCCGACGGGCAATATGCGCCTGAAACTGGCGCTTTCCAAGGCCAAGGCGAACAATATCCCGAAGGACAATATCAATCGCGCGATCCAGAAGGGACTTGGTGCGACAGAGGGCAGCAATTACGAGGAGGTTCTCTACGAGGGCTACGGCCCGGGCGGTACTGCGGTCATGCTCGACATCCTGACGGACAACCGCAACCGTACGGCGGCGGATGTGCGCCACCTCTTTTCCAAGTATGGCGGCAACCTCGGTCAGGATGGCTGCGTTGCATGGATGTTCAAGAAGAAGGCGGTCTTTATCGTAGAGCGTGAGGCGTTCGATGATGAGGATGCCCTCCTTGAGATCGTATTGGAGGCCGGCGCAGAGGATATGCGCGCGGAGGATGATGTCTTTGAGATCATTGCCGAGCCGGAGGCATTCGAGGCAATTGAAACAGTGCTTGGAGAAAAGGGCATTGAGACGGCATCTGCCGAGGTGACGATGGTGCCGGACACGACAGTGCATCTCGCTGACAAGGATGCCGAAAAGATGCAGACATTGATCGACGCGCTCGAGGACAATGATGATGTCCAGAATGTCTACAGCAACTACGAAATGGATGAATAA
- the tyrS gene encoding tyrosine--tRNA ligase, whose product MNAIDILKERGFLAQCTDEDGLRELLSQEQISFYTGFDPTADSLHAGHLIALMAMSHMQRAGHRPICLVGGGTGTVGDPSGRTDMRKVMTDETIRHNCDCFRKQISRFIDFSNDRAIMVDNGDWLRKLNYIELLRDVGAHFTVNRMLAAESYKQRWEKGLTFLEFNYMIMQAYDFLELNKRYGCKLEMGGDDQWSNIIAGVELCRRKKNLTVFGLTNKLLTKSDGTKMGKTAGGALWLDAEKTSPYDFYQYWRNIDDADVEICLSLLTYLPMEEVRRLAAAEGREINRSKEILAYEATKIVHGEEEARKAQETAKTLFGGGMTAELPQIHVEIGEKLVDALTCGGVFPSKAEARRMIQQGGLTLNDVRVADEHYVLQESDFTDGTVLVKKGKKKHYQLVYR is encoded by the coding sequence TTGAACGCCATTGACATACTGAAGGAACGCGGATTTCTTGCACAATGCACCGATGAGGATGGGCTGCGCGAGCTGCTCAGTCAGGAACAAATTTCCTTTTATACGGGATTCGATCCGACGGCAGACAGCCTCCATGCTGGTCATTTGATCGCGCTCATGGCGATGTCTCACATGCAGCGTGCGGGACACCGTCCGATCTGTCTCGTGGGAGGCGGCACCGGAACCGTTGGTGATCCCTCGGGGCGCACGGACATGCGCAAGGTGATGACGGACGAGACCATCCGCCATAATTGCGACTGTTTCCGTAAGCAGATCTCGCGCTTCATTGACTTCTCGAATGATCGAGCAATCATGGTGGATAACGGGGACTGGCTGCGCAAGCTCAACTACATCGAGCTGCTGCGTGATGTCGGTGCACATTTTACCGTCAACCGCATGCTTGCTGCCGAGAGTTATAAGCAGCGCTGGGAGAAGGGGCTGACCTTCCTCGAGTTCAACTATATGATCATGCAGGCGTATGACTTCCTCGAGCTCAACAAACGCTATGGCTGCAAGCTGGAAATGGGCGGAGACGATCAGTGGTCGAATATCATCGCTGGGGTGGAGCTCTGCCGCCGCAAGAAAAATCTCACGGTATTCGGGCTCACGAACAAGCTGCTCACGAAGAGCGACGGTACGAAGATGGGCAAGACGGCAGGCGGCGCGCTTTGGCTCGACGCAGAAAAGACCTCGCCCTATGACTTCTACCAGTACTGGCGCAATATCGATGATGCCGATGTAGAGATCTGTCTCTCCCTGCTCACCTATCTCCCAATGGAGGAAGTGCGCCGTCTTGCGGCTGCCGAGGGGCGGGAGATCAACCGCTCCAAGGAAATCCTTGCCTATGAGGCGACCAAGATCGTTCATGGCGAAGAGGAGGCGCGGAAGGCGCAGGAGACCGCGAAGACCCTCTTTGGCGGCGGCATGACGGCTGAGCTCCCGCAGATTCATGTGGAGATCGGCGAAAAACTCGTGGATGCGCTCACGTGCGGCGGCGTATTCCCCTCGAAGGCTGAGGCACGCCGTATGATTCAGCAGGGCGGGCTTACGCTGAATGATGTCCGTGTTGCGGACGAACACTACGTATTGCAGGAGTCGGATTTCACCGACGGCACCGTACTTGTCAAAAAGGGAAAGAAAAAGCACTATCAGCTTGTATATAGATGA
- a CDS encoding transglycosylase domain-containing protein gives MQKSEKKATKKSNNGSVLGKAILVMGLILFVMIIGVGCGFLTASLNTRPNLAEDIVPPASSQIYDIHGNEIANIHAAENRRPVGINEIPKDLQNAFIAVEDNRFYEHIGIDPRGIVRAVWANIRGRTVTEGGSTITQQLAKNAYLTQDRTLKRKIQEVFLALQLERQYTKQEILELYMNQIYFGQGAYGVQAAARTYFGKDVKDLTLNECAMLAGIPKSPNYYSPINNIEAATERKAVVLDQMVKYGYITESEANTAKKESLSIAKSNNDGGNGPSYFVDYVLQQLAEKYGDDAIYKDGLKIYTTIDMDLQAAAESAMQNLPTYFTDANGIVQPQGALVAIDPHTGYIRAMVGGRGTDQFNRATQAVRQPGSAFKPFVFAAALENKYTPDSIIDDKPLKIGGWEPQNYSRNFSGKVRLRDVVRWSLNVPTVRIAQDIGIDKAIYYAQEMGISTFVLDGATNDRNLAIALGGMTRGVTPLELTSAYGTFANRGIHVQPVAILRVVSRTGKVLEEAERKEKSVISAANAATMTAMMEDVIRRGTGTRANIGRPAAGKTGTTSDYHDAWFVGYTPDLVAGVWIGNDSVGDLHGMAGGTTPAVIWQAFMLKAHAGLPVRNFEGSPAFSASSDSDVSIEDPEKDKDAKKKTDDKGKDAGKSTSSNSNKSGADRSTSAPSRISSPASAEAPEPGMGVEKGQN, from the coding sequence ATGCAGAAAAGCGAAAAAAAAGCAACAAAGAAGTCAAATAACGGCTCCGTTCTTGGAAAAGCAATTCTCGTCATGGGTCTGATCCTGTTTGTCATGATCATCGGCGTCGGCTGCGGATTCCTCACGGCAAGTCTGAATACCAGACCAAATCTCGCGGAGGATATTGTGCCGCCGGCATCGTCTCAGATCTACGACATCCATGGCAATGAAATCGCCAATATCCATGCGGCTGAGAACCGCAGACCGGTCGGGATCAATGAGATTCCGAAGGATCTTCAGAATGCGTTTATTGCCGTTGAGGATAATCGGTTCTACGAGCACATCGGCATCGATCCCCGCGGCATTGTCCGCGCCGTTTGGGCAAATATTCGTGGCCGCACGGTCACGGAGGGCGGCTCTACGATCACGCAGCAGCTTGCCAAGAATGCCTATCTAACTCAGGATCGGACGCTGAAACGAAAGATTCAGGAAGTGTTTCTTGCACTCCAGCTCGAACGTCAGTATACCAAGCAGGAAATCCTCGAGCTCTATATGAACCAGATCTATTTCGGTCAGGGAGCGTATGGCGTTCAGGCTGCGGCACGCACGTATTTCGGCAAGGACGTCAAGGATCTGACGCTGAATGAATGCGCCATGCTGGCGGGCATTCCCAAGAGTCCGAACTACTATTCTCCGATCAACAACATCGAAGCCGCAACCGAGCGCAAAGCTGTGGTTCTCGATCAGATGGTCAAGTATGGCTATATCACGGAGAGCGAAGCAAACACTGCAAAGAAGGAATCGCTCTCCATCGCAAAGAGCAATAACGACGGCGGAAACGGCCCCTCATATTTTGTCGACTATGTGCTGCAGCAGCTTGCGGAGAAATATGGCGATGATGCCATCTATAAGGATGGCCTCAAGATCTATACCACCATCGATATGGATCTCCAAGCCGCTGCGGAAAGCGCCATGCAGAATCTTCCTACGTACTTTACGGACGCAAATGGCATCGTTCAGCCGCAGGGGGCTTTGGTCGCCATCGATCCGCATACGGGATATATCCGCGCAATGGTCGGCGGACGCGGCACGGATCAGTTCAATCGTGCGACGCAAGCAGTGCGTCAGCCCGGTTCTGCGTTCAAGCCTTTTGTCTTTGCTGCGGCACTCGAGAATAAGTATACGCCGGATTCCATCATTGACGACAAGCCGCTGAAGATTGGTGGATGGGAACCGCAGAACTACAGCCGCAACTTCTCGGGCAAGGTGCGGCTGCGCGATGTCGTGCGTTGGTCGCTGAATGTCCCGACGGTGCGCATCGCACAGGACATCGGCATCGATAAGGCAATCTACTATGCACAGGAGATGGGCATATCGACGTTTGTGCTCGACGGCGCGACGAATGACCGCAATCTTGCCATCGCACTGGGGGGTATGACGCGCGGTGTCACACCGCTGGAGCTCACGAGCGCATATGGTACGTTTGCGAATCGCGGCATTCATGTCCAGCCGGTTGCCATCCTCCGCGTCGTCTCGCGCACGGGCAAGGTGCTCGAGGAGGCGGAGCGGAAGGAAAAAAGTGTCATCTCTGCAGCGAATGCCGCCACAATGACGGCGATGATGGAAGATGTCATCCGACGCGGTACGGGAACGCGCGCCAACATCGGGAGACCTGCGGCGGGCAAGACAGGAACGACGAGCGATTATCATGACGCATGGTTCGTCGGCTATACGCCGGATCTCGTGGCAGGTGTCTGGATCGGCAATGACAGCGTAGGAGATTTGCACGGCATGGCAGGCGGAACCACACCCGCCGTTATATGGCAGGCCTTCATGCTGAAAGCCCATGCGGGACTTCCCGTAAGAAATTTCGAGGGTTCCCCCGCATTTTCCGCCTCGTCTGATTCGGATGTTTCGATTGAAGACCCGGAAAAAGATAAAGACGCGAAGAAGAAAACGGATGATAAGGGGAAGGATGCAGGGAAGTCGACGTCTTCAAACTCAAATAAGAGCGGAGCGGATCGCTCCACATCTGCACCATCGCGCATATCATCTCCTGCGTCCGCAGAAGCGCCAGAACCTGGGATGGGCGTAGAAAAAGGGCAGAACTGA
- a CDS encoding endonuclease MutS2, which produces MDTESFKVLEYEKITNWLASFAASVRGKERCRSVIPSGNYDEVVRLHAETAEAVQIQQMQSPPFGGIYDLRAILKKATMSSVLELDELRSIMSTMGGMRNVKYFFRDLVQDVSLLKDMARPIEILGTLERHLKDTIDEHGNFRDDASPELRRITRELHTAQARVKDRLSAILHDAANQKYFQEAIVTVRDERYVIPVKQEYRNYFPGVIHDQSSSGATLFVEPLATVELNNTVRQMGLAREQEIQRILQKLSGEIAQSAAILAENCEILAEIDLIFARAGLAREMEAYPPTLNRDGVVRLKRARHPLLSKDKVVPIDIELGKNFSILLITGPNTGGKTVSMKTLGLLALLAQSGCFLPTAPDSELPVYPNIYADIGDEQSIEQSLSTFSAHTRNIVRIIDKAQQGDLILLDEVGAGTDPDEGAALARSIIEHFLQRDIAVLATTHYAALKTYAYTQTGVENASVEFDLKTLRPTYRLLIGIPGASNAFSISRQLGLPQEIVARAEIYVNEEHTHFERVVNELEQEKKDYEARNRVLYDKEREITAVEARLRSERETLAASRQELLHKAREEANNIVREARRSAEETIKSLKDQFDDHGVKERRKAIQEARNRLDEAYVPAHTVRSTPVGKPVRPDDIQTGDIVYIDSLAQEGTVLSVQGHELAVQVGGLRTIVKMSACRFVKRKAPKPRVEKVRIAASISRKAAEIRPQIDVRGMTVSEAESVLGKFIDDAVFTGLSKILLIHGKGTGALRQGLQEYLKHHRSVLSFAFADISEGGTGATVVELK; this is translated from the coding sequence ATGGACACTGAGTCATTCAAGGTCTTGGAGTACGAGAAAATCACAAATTGGCTGGCATCATTTGCCGCCTCCGTACGCGGTAAGGAGCGCTGCCGCAGTGTCATACCGTCCGGCAACTACGATGAGGTCGTGCGACTCCATGCGGAAACGGCGGAGGCGGTACAGATTCAACAGATGCAGTCGCCGCCCTTCGGAGGGATCTACGATCTGCGTGCAATCTTGAAAAAGGCGACAATGAGCTCCGTTCTCGAGCTCGATGAACTTCGTTCCATTATGAGTACAATGGGCGGCATGCGGAATGTGAAATATTTTTTTCGCGATCTCGTGCAGGATGTTTCGCTCCTCAAGGATATGGCAAGACCGATTGAAATCCTTGGCACATTGGAGCGTCATCTCAAGGATACGATTGATGAGCACGGGAATTTTCGCGATGATGCCAGCCCTGAGCTGCGCAGGATCACGCGCGAACTCCATACGGCGCAGGCACGTGTAAAGGATCGGCTGTCCGCCATCCTGCACGATGCGGCGAATCAGAAATATTTTCAGGAAGCGATTGTCACCGTGCGCGATGAGCGCTACGTTATTCCCGTCAAACAGGAATACCGCAATTATTTCCCTGGTGTGATTCACGATCAATCGTCAAGCGGTGCAACGCTTTTCGTGGAGCCGTTGGCGACGGTAGAGCTGAATAATACCGTGCGGCAGATGGGGCTTGCACGAGAGCAGGAGATTCAGCGCATCTTGCAGAAGCTCTCGGGGGAGATTGCACAGTCCGCCGCGATTCTCGCGGAAAATTGTGAGATTCTCGCGGAGATTGACCTTATCTTTGCCCGTGCGGGTCTTGCGCGCGAGATGGAGGCATATCCGCCGACGCTGAATCGGGACGGTGTTGTCCGATTAAAGCGGGCGCGGCATCCGCTGCTTTCAAAGGATAAGGTCGTACCAATTGATATCGAGCTCGGCAAGAACTTTTCCATACTCCTCATTACGGGACCAAATACGGGCGGCAAAACCGTGAGCATGAAGACGCTCGGACTCTTGGCACTTCTGGCGCAGTCTGGCTGCTTCCTGCCGACGGCGCCGGATTCGGAACTTCCCGTCTATCCCAATATCTATGCGGATATCGGAGACGAGCAGAGCATTGAACAGAGCCTTTCCACCTTCTCGGCGCATACGAGGAACATCGTCCGCATCATCGACAAGGCGCAGCAGGGCGACCTGATCCTGCTGGATGAGGTCGGGGCGGGCACCGATCCCGATGAGGGTGCTGCTCTTGCGCGCAGCATTATCGAGCACTTCTTGCAGCGTGATATTGCAGTTCTTGCAACGACGCATTATGCGGCGCTGAAGACCTACGCCTACACACAAACGGGCGTGGAGAATGCCTCGGTGGAATTCGACTTAAAGACGCTGCGTCCGACCTATCGCCTCCTGATCGGAATTCCGGGAGCGAGCAATGCCTTTTCGATCAGTCGGCAGCTCGGTTTGCCGCAGGAGATTGTTGCGCGTGCAGAAATCTATGTCAATGAGGAGCATACGCATTTCGAACGCGTTGTCAATGAACTCGAACAGGAAAAGAAGGACTATGAGGCAAGGAATCGTGTACTGTATGACAAAGAGCGTGAAATAACAGCTGTCGAGGCACGCCTGCGCAGCGAACGTGAAACACTTGCCGCTTCTCGGCAGGAGCTCCTGCACAAGGCGCGCGAGGAGGCAAATAACATCGTGCGCGAGGCACGGCGCAGCGCAGAGGAAACGATCAAGTCACTCAAGGATCAGTTCGATGATCACGGTGTCAAGGAGCGCCGCAAGGCGATTCAGGAAGCCCGAAACAGACTGGATGAGGCGTACGTTCCGGCACATACAGTGCGCAGTACTCCGGTCGGCAAACCCGTGCGCCCCGATGACATTCAGACCGGCGATATTGTCTATATTGACAGCCTCGCACAGGAGGGGACGGTGCTCTCCGTTCAGGGGCACGAGCTTGCTGTTCAAGTGGGCGGACTGCGCACGATTGTCAAGATGAGCGCATGCAGATTTGTCAAACGGAAAGCACCAAAGCCGCGTGTGGAGAAGGTGCGCATTGCGGCATCGATTTCCAGAAAAGCGGCGGAGATCCGACCGCAGATCGATGTGCGCGGCATGACCGTGTCCGAAGCGGAATCCGTGCTTGGAAAATTTATCGATGACGCTGTTTTCACGGGGCTCTCCAAGATCCTTTTGATTCACGGGAAGGGTACGGGTGCCCTGCGGCAAGGGCTGCAGGAGTATCTGAAACATCATCGCTCCGTACTGTCATTTGCGTTTGCGGATATTTCCGAAGGTGGCACCGGAGCGACTGTTGTGGAACTGAAATAG